One window of the Hippocampus zosterae strain Florida chromosome 8, ASM2543408v3, whole genome shotgun sequence genome contains the following:
- the calr gene encoding calreticulin isoform X2 — translation MTALSLLFLAMSAAYVLAESTVYFREQFEDGDAWKSRWEESKHKTDYGQFVLTAGKFYGDAEKDKGLQTSQDARFYALSSRFDDFSNKGQPLVIQFTVKHEQSIDCGGGYVKVFPSDLKQEDMHGDSVYNLMFGPDICGPGTKKVHVIFNYKGKNHLVNKDIRCKDDEFTHLYTLIVNPDNTYEVKIDNKKVESGTLEDDWDFLPPKKIKDPEAKKPEDWDKAENIPDPDAKKPDDWDDEMDGEWEPPMITNPEYKGEWKPKEISNPAYKGKWIHPEIDNPEYTADSEIYKYDSIGVIGLDLWQVKSGTIFDNFLITNDPKLAEEVGDDTWGKTKEAEKKMKDSQDEEERKLREEEDKQRRDEAKDDDEEEEKDDDEEEEDGEEENEEEEEEDDTESPMKDEL, via the exons ATGACTGCCTTGTCGCTGCTATTTTTGGCCATGTCGGCCGCCTATGTCCTGGCCGAGTCCACTGTCTATTTCCGAGAGCAATTTGAAGACGGGG atgccTGGAAGAGTCGCTGGGAGGAATCCAAGCATAAAACGGACTATGGCCAGTTTGTCCTGACGGCAGGCAAATTCTATGGGGATGCAGAGAAGGACAAAG GTTTGCAGACAAGCCAGGACGCCCGCTTCTACGCGCTGTCGTCCCGCTTCGACGACTTTAGCAACAAAGGCCAGCCCCTCGTCATCCAGTTCACTGTCAAGCACGAGCAGAGCATCGACTGCGGCGGTGGCTACGTCAAAGTGTTTCCCTCGGACCTCAAGCAGGAGGACATGCACGGGGACTCGGTCTACAATCTCATGTTTG GTCCTGATATTTGCGGACCCGGCACAAAGAAAGTTCACGTCATCTTCAACTACAAGGGCAAGAACCATTTGGTTAACAAAGACATCCGATGCAAG GATGACGAGTTTACCCACTTGTACACCCTGATCGTCAACCCCGACAACACGTACGAGGTGAAGATCGACAACAAAAAGGTGGAGTCCGGCACTTTGGAGGACGACTGGGACTTCCTGCCCCCAAAGAAGATTAAGGACCCCGAAGCCAAGAAACCAG AGGACTGGGACAAGGCCGAGAACATTCCCGACCCCGACGCCAAGAAGCCGGATGACTGGGACGATGAGATGGACGGCGAGTGGGAGCCTCCTATGATTACTAACCCTGAATACAAG GGTGAGTGGAAGCCTAAAGAGATCAGCAACCCCGCCTACAAGGGAAAGTGGATCCATCCCGAAATCGACAACCCGGAGTACACTGCCGATTCTGAGATCTACAAATACGACAGCATTGGCGTGATTGGACTGGACCTGTGGCAG GTCAAGTCCGGCACCATCTTTGACAATTTTCTGATCACTAATGACCCGAAACTCGCTGAGGAAGTTGGTGATGACACATGGGGCAAAACCAAG GAGGCCGAAAAGAAGATGAAGGATAGTCAAGACGAGGAGGAGCGAAAGCTGCGCGAGGAAGAGGACAAGCAAAGGAGAGATGAGGCAAAGGATGATgacgaagaggaagaaaaagatgatgatgaggaggaggaagatggcgaggaagaaaatgaagaggaggaggaagaagacgacACTGAGTCCCCCATGAAGGATGAGTTGTAA
- the calr gene encoding calreticulin isoform X1, with the protein MTALSLLFLAMSAAYVLAESTVYFREQFEDGDAWKSRWEESKHKTDYGQFVLTAGKFYGDAEKDKGLQTSQDARFYALSSRFDDFSNKGQPLVIQFTVKHEQSIDCGGGYVKVFPSDLKQEDMHGDSVYNLMFGPDICGPGTKKVHVIFNYKGKNHLVNKDIRCKDDEFTHLYTLIVNPDNTYEVKIDNKKVESGTLEDDWDFLPPKKIKDPEAKKPEDWDDREMIPDPDDTKPEDWDKAENIPDPDAKKPDDWDDEMDGEWEPPMITNPEYKGEWKPKEISNPAYKGKWIHPEIDNPEYTADSEIYKYDSIGVIGLDLWQVKSGTIFDNFLITNDPKLAEEVGDDTWGKTKEAEKKMKDSQDEEERKLREEEDKQRRDEAKDDDEEEEKDDDEEEEDGEEENEEEEEEDDTESPMKDEL; encoded by the exons ATGACTGCCTTGTCGCTGCTATTTTTGGCCATGTCGGCCGCCTATGTCCTGGCCGAGTCCACTGTCTATTTCCGAGAGCAATTTGAAGACGGGG atgccTGGAAGAGTCGCTGGGAGGAATCCAAGCATAAAACGGACTATGGCCAGTTTGTCCTGACGGCAGGCAAATTCTATGGGGATGCAGAGAAGGACAAAG GTTTGCAGACAAGCCAGGACGCCCGCTTCTACGCGCTGTCGTCCCGCTTCGACGACTTTAGCAACAAAGGCCAGCCCCTCGTCATCCAGTTCACTGTCAAGCACGAGCAGAGCATCGACTGCGGCGGTGGCTACGTCAAAGTGTTTCCCTCGGACCTCAAGCAGGAGGACATGCACGGGGACTCGGTCTACAATCTCATGTTTG GTCCTGATATTTGCGGACCCGGCACAAAGAAAGTTCACGTCATCTTCAACTACAAGGGCAAGAACCATTTGGTTAACAAAGACATCCGATGCAAG GATGACGAGTTTACCCACTTGTACACCCTGATCGTCAACCCCGACAACACGTACGAGGTGAAGATCGACAACAAAAAGGTGGAGTCCGGCACTTTGGAGGACGACTGGGACTTCCTGCCCCCAAAGAAGATTAAGGACCCCGAAGCCAAGAAACCAGAGGACTGGGACGACCGGGAGATGATTCCTGACCCTGATGATACCAAGCCAGAG GACTGGGACAAGGCCGAGAACATTCCCGACCCCGACGCCAAGAAGCCGGATGACTGGGACGATGAGATGGACGGCGAGTGGGAGCCTCCTATGATTACTAACCCTGAATACAAG GGTGAGTGGAAGCCTAAAGAGATCAGCAACCCCGCCTACAAGGGAAAGTGGATCCATCCCGAAATCGACAACCCGGAGTACACTGCCGATTCTGAGATCTACAAATACGACAGCATTGGCGTGATTGGACTGGACCTGTGGCAG GTCAAGTCCGGCACCATCTTTGACAATTTTCTGATCACTAATGACCCGAAACTCGCTGAGGAAGTTGGTGATGACACATGGGGCAAAACCAAG GAGGCCGAAAAGAAGATGAAGGATAGTCAAGACGAGGAGGAGCGAAAGCTGCGCGAGGAAGAGGACAAGCAAAGGAGAGATGAGGCAAAGGATGATgacgaagaggaagaaaaagatgatgatgaggaggaggaagatggcgaggaagaaaatgaagaggaggaggaagaagacgacACTGAGTCCCCCATGAAGGATGAGTTGTAA
- the tor3a gene encoding torsin-3A has protein sequence MFSRFVSFLPLLVLAAPAHAHVFNLDTLSNASLYYFNYIYCNIWEGECQPHQDDATQQVPTRDFWAGFPQDYTELLYRWYCNLGQCCESGDCRVTNNITGLAHDLQNKLHGQHLAQSVVLKAIQGFINHPESNKPLTLSFHGWSGTGKNFVARMVADNLYRDGVKSECVRLFIAPFHFHHARMVDTYKGQLKDAIRDTVLRCSQTLFIFDEAEKLHPGLIDAIKPYMAHYDNVDGVNYRKAIFLFLSNIGGGAINDVALDFWHSGQNREDIGMEDLEHRLRAETMEAQGGFSKSELMSGHLIDFFVPFLPLEYRHIKLCAKDAFAARGLQTDEATLDEVAKAMLYIPKEERLFSAQGCKSIPQRINFFLP, from the exons ATGTTTTCCCGCTTTGTGTCTTTCCTGCCGCTTCTTGTGCTGGCCGCTCCCGCACACGCTCACGTCTTCAACCTGGACACGCTGTCCAACGCGTCCTTGTACTATTTTAACTACATTTACTGCAACATTTGGGAGGGCGAGTGTCAGCCTCACCAGGATGATGCGACGCAGCAAG TTCCTACCAGGGACTTTTGGGCCGGTTTCCCCCAGGATTACACGGAACTGCTGTACCGCTGGTACTGCAACCTGGGTCAGTGCTGCGAGTCTGGAGACTGCAGGGTGACCAACAACATCACTG GTTTGGCTCACGATCTCCAGAACAAGTTGCATGGGCAGCACTTGGCCCAGTCTGTGGTTCTGAAAGCAATCCAGGGTTTCATCAACCACCCAGAGTCCAACAAACCCCTCACGCTCTCCTTCCACGGCTGGTCGGGTACCGGGAAGAACTTTGTGGCCCGAATGGTTGCTGATAATCTTTATCGTGACGGGGTGAAGAGCGAGTGTGTCCGCCTGTTCATCGCCCCGTTTCACTTTCACCACGCCAGGATGGTGGACACGTACAAG GGTCAGCTGAAAGACGCCATCCGGGACACCGTCCTCCGATGTTCCCAGACTCTGTTCATCTTCGATGAGGCCGAGAAATTGCACCCGGGCCTCATCGACGCCATCAAACCATACATGGCCCACTACGACAACGTGGACGGGGTCAACTACCGAAAGGccatcttcctcttcctcag TAATATCGGAGGAGGAGCGATCAACGATGTCGCATTGGACTTTTGGCACTCTGGTCAGAACCGAGAAGACATTGGGATGGAGGATTTGGAACACCGACTACGAGCCGAAACAATGGAAGCTCAAG GCGGTTTTTCGAAGAGCGAGCTGATGTCCGGTCACCTGATCGACTTCTTCGTGCCCTTCCTACCTCTGGAGTACCGTCACATCAAGCTGTGCGCGAAGGACGCCTTCGCCGCGCGAGGCCTGCAGACCGACGAGGCCACGCTGGATGAGGTGGCCAAGGCCATGCTCTACATTCCCAAGGAGGAGAGACTGTTCTCGGCCCAGGGATGCAAATCCATCCCTCAGCGGATCAACTTCTTTCTTCCTTAG